The following is a genomic window from bacterium.
GTCGAGCCGGGAGGGCGTTCGCCCTGGGTCAAGGACCTTTCGACCCGGAAGATCTGAATCGGAATCCGGAACGGCGGGCTGCGTCGCCCCCCGGCCAAATGATCAGATTTCTACGCTTCTGAGTGAGCGTCTACACCTTCGTAACCATCGCGTCGGTTGCGCCGGCGCGGGCCATCTTCATCGAGATTGGAGTGGTCACGCCGAGTGATGGATTCGCGACCTGGGAAACAACCGGCAATCTCGTCTGGCTCGACGTCACCCAGACAGTTGGCCTCTCCTACAACGACATCATCGCGGGTGCTGGAGGTTGGTTGTCAGCTGGATGGCGATACGCCACGGGAGGTGAGCTTTGCTCGCTCTTCGGTGTTGTGACCTCCGTCCAGAGCCAGGCCCCCTGCCCTCGTCCCGCTGGTGCGCCGTGGGTCCCAGGAGAAGGCGCTTCTGGCGAAGTGGAGGTGCTCGTCGCATTGCTCGGTGTCACTGACGCGGCGTTTTCGCCGGCCACCGCTGGAACCTACGACGATGGCGATCCTGCTGGTGCCGTTGGTTCGGCTGTTCTGAGCTCCGCTGGTTTCCTGGGCACCCCGAGCTCAAGCGGCGTGTTCGATGACTTCCTCACGCCGGACTTCTCTCATCCCACCCAAGGCCACTGGCTCGTGAAGGAATTTGTTCCCGTTCCAGAGGCATCCTGCGCCGCGATGTTGGCAACCGGATTGTTGATCTTGGTCCGTCGAAGCTGGCGTGCGTAGCAATGAACGGAATCGCAACGATCGACGGCCCTGCCCCCACACAAGGACCTTGGCAATGACCGATCAAGAGAAAGCCCTGGAGGAACGACGGGACAAGCTCCGCGAGCGGAAGAAGAAGCTCGAAGAAGAAATCAAGAGACAAAAACGTGCCCTCGACCGAGCTACGGCCAGTCGTTGGTGGCACAAGCTCTTTCTCGTTTCCCCAGATCCCAAAGAAGCACTGCGCATTTCGGGTGAGCTGGATCTCCCGGAGGCCCACCTCCGAGCTGTGGAGGCGGAGATACAGGCTTGGGAACTGGATCGACTGCGCCGGGCGGGGGCCGGTTCATGAACGAGGAATCAATCGACTACCTCGCCAAGGCGGTCGAAGCACTGGCTCAGGCCGTCACCGAATTGAGCCAGCAGGTTCACACCAGCAACGCCCACAACCTCGCCAGCCGAGCCAAATCCCTGGCGTCGCGGGCAAGGAGGGCTGCGGGATGAGCGACGAACTCGACGAGCTGAAGCGTGCCGAACTCTTCGACCTTGCGGCCAGCGAAGGGGTGTCTACTGAGGAGATCCCCGGCGGCGGTGCATACCAGACCGATGCACTGCGCCATCGAATTAGAGCGCATCGAGCCAACACGCAAAGAACGGCCTGGCTCGCCGAACAGGTCAGGTGGCCAGCTTGGATCGCCGCAGTCGCCGCGACGGTAGCAGCGTGTTTTTCCGCGCTGAACTTCTTCTGCGCGCCGGGGTCGCCCTCGTGAGCGAGCGCGCTTTGCCCGATACCCGCCCTGCCCTGCTTTCCGAGAGCGGCAGCGTGGGTCTCCCGGCTCTCGTTGCTCACGGGAACGAAAGGACGAAGACGCGATTTCGCGAATTCTTCGGTGCCAACATCCGCAACCCCAACACCCGCGCCGCCTACATGCGCGCGACAGGGCAGTTCCTCACCTGGTGCGCGCAGGACGGTGCACGCCAGCTTGCGGAGATCACACCCATGGGCGTGGCGGCCTACATCGAGCAGCACCCGGGTAGCGACGCCACCAAGAAGCAGCACCTGGCGGCCCTGCGCTCACTCTTCGATTGGCTCGTTTTGGGTCAGGTGATCGAGACCAACCCGGCCGCCCCTGTTCGTGGACCTCGCGTCCAGTACACCAAGGGCAAGACGCCGGTGCTTCAGGCCGAGGAAGCGCGCGACCTCTTCGCGCACATCCCGACTGGGGGTGTGGTCAGCCTCCGCGATCGCGCCCTTTTGGGCGTGCTGCTCTACAGCTTTGCGCGGGTTTCTGCGGCGCTTTCGATGGACGTTGGCGACTACTTCCGTGTCGGGAAACGCCGGCGCATCCGGCTGCACGAGAAAGGCGGCAAGCACCATGAGGTGCCCGCCCACCACGTGGTCGAGGAGTACCTAGACGACTATCTCGCCGCCCTGCGTTCTGGGCGCGACGGCCAGGTTGTCGAGAAAGCCCCCCTCTTCCGCTCGGCGCGTGGGCGCACCGGTCAGCTCACGCCGAACCGGCTCACGCGCAACGACGCCCTTCACATGATCCGGCGCCGGGCCAAGGCCGCGGGCCTCTCCGACAAGATCAGTCCCCACAGCCTGCGGGCCACGGGCATCACGATCTATCGCGCTAACGGCGGCACCTTGGAGAAGGCCCAGAAGATCGCCGCGCACGCTGATCCCAAGACAACGCGGCTTTACGACCGAAGCAACGACCCGCTGACCTTGGACGAGATCGAGCGCATCGTTCTCTAGGCGTCTCCCCTGAGTGCACTTATTGCGTTGGCGGTTGCAGACATCCGCACCCCGGATTCCTTTCGCTTGCGCCGCAGTCGCCAAACAATTGGCTGCGCCGCCGTCTAGCCAGACGGCGAAAACCCCCGCGGAGACCTCCTTTCCCAACAAAAAGACAGGAGGTCAAAGGATGGAAATACCCGCTCGGAGGATCCGGCTCAAAGATGTCAGTGGAGCCAGACAGCAGAATGCCAAGCGTGCCTTGGGGTCTCTCTTCCGTCATCTGGACGACCGAGTGGACCCGCCTGAGCCGAATCCCGACATTGAGGGTCCGTACCTCCGGGGAGAGCCGGGATATAGGAAGGTGTTTTGCGACTGGGAGGGCACATAACGATCGTGGCTCCGTCAAAGAACTTAGGATGCTTCTGACGGCTTGAGCCATCCACCAGAGTGACCGTCATTTCCTGCCCCGATACCTTCCGGGGCAAGCCTTGAGGTGACGATGATCAAGAAGAGGCTCAGGAGATCGCCGCGCATGCGGACCCCAAACGACCCGACTCTACGATTGTAGCCCCGCCCCGCTCACGCTCGACGAGATCGAGAGGTTGCGCTTTGAGGTTGATTTCTTCGAGCCGAGTCGTAGAGCATCCCCTAACACCCTTCTTTCGAAAAAATGGAGACGTTGGATTGGTCACGTTAAAGCCCATCCACTGCGGCCAGCCACTCGACGCATTCGCGCGGTGAGAAACCCGCCCGCCAAGCTGCCGTGACCACGCTTTCAGCGAGTCGCTCGGCAACACTCGTCCGGAAGCGAAGCTGCAGCAGGAAATCTACGGACGCGAAGTAGTCGGCTCTTGCCGCGCGGGTCCAGGTTGTTGCGAATTTCATGGTTGATCCTCCTTGTCTGTTCGGGCAGCCTCTGTGACGGCCTCTCTTGAGGAGCCCCAAACCAGTGCTCTCCAGCGCATCGAGCTTCTTGGAGGGGCCGCGCCAGCGGAGGAACCAAAAAGGGACCTTGCGCCCCCTTCCCTCTTCCGCACTGGTACCGCTGCGACGCGAAAGGCCGAACCAGGGAGTGCGGCGCCGACCGACCAAGGCATTCAACCTGAGCAACTTCCATGGTTTTCCCGCCTTCAAACGCGTAGTCACGCCCGTGGAACACCCCTACAGCGTTTCTGGGACCTGGGAATCCCTCGGTACCGGTCCCGGAGGCTTTCACGCCTCTCAGAGCCTCTCTGACGCCTTCGAGAGGATCCGGCCAGAGGAATTCTCTACCCCTGATGCCCCCCTTGCCCGCTCCAGCTAGGCGAGTTGTTGATTTGGTGGGGAAACCTCGCTGCGTCACACTAAGAACATCTTAATTCATGAATTTGATATTGTGTCACTATTTTTCATCATATAGACTTGTTTTTCATGGACGATGACTTCACGTATCCATATTCAGAGCCGATCACGGTTTTTCACGACCTACGGCTCCCAGAGCCCGGGCGACCCGTTGGCTACGCCGCCCTCATTGACGCCTACAAGCTCAATGTGCCTCTGCCCCATCAACTCTGCGCCATTGGCGAGCACCACAAGCTGATCACTACCGACGCTTGGCGGCTGCTCACCCCGAGGCATGCCCCCGAGGCCACGCTGGCCGGCCACCTCACCTTCGCCCTCAAGTGGGAGGGGGTCGATCTCCTTGTTCTCAAACGCCTGTTCCTTGCGGTTCGCGCGGGGGGGATCACGCAGTTCGTCCGAAGCCAGCCCACAGGCTCCTACGCCCGGCGCACCTGGTTTCTCTACGAGTGGCTGACCGGGAACACGCTCGATCTTCCTGATGCCTCGCGCGGATCCTTTGTCGATGTTCTCGATCCCAAGCGTCAGTTCGCAGTCCCCGGCGAGCGCTCCTCGCGCCACCGGGTACGCAACAACCTACCTGGCACCCCTGAGTTCTGTCCCTTGGTCTTTCGCACCGACACTCTGAACGACTTTCTCAAGACAGACTTAGCCGCACGAGCCCAAGCCGCGATCGCCCCGATTCGCGCCGACATCGTCGCGCGCGCAGCTGCGTTTCTTCTTCTCGAGGATTCGAAGTCCAGCTTCGCGATCGAGGGAGAACGGCCGCCACGGCGCAGAATCGAGCGATGGGGCCAGGCGATCGGTCAGGCCGGAAGAACTCCCCTCGATCTCGCCGAGCTCCTCCGCCTCCAGCGCGTTCTGATCAGCGATTCACGCTTTGTGGAGCTAGGCCTCCGAGAGGAAGGCGGGTTCGTCGGAGAGCACGACCGCCAGACCGGAGAACCCATCCCGAGCCATATCTCAGCTCGGCCAGAGGACCTCGTCCAACTCGTCGAGGGCCTGCTTGCCTTCGCAAGTGACAACACAAGACCACTCGATCCCGTCATTGCCGCTACTTGTGCGGCCTTCGGCTTCGTCTATATCCATCCTTTCGAGGATGGCAACGGTCGCCTTCATCGCTACCTGATTCACCACGTACTCGCAGAGCGCGGGTTCAACCCTCCTGGTCTCGTCTTCCCGGTGAGCGCCGTCATTCTCAGACTCATCGACGATTACCGCAGTGTCCTCGAGAGCACCTCCCGCCCCCTTCTTCGCCTCATTGAATGGGAGCCGACACTCAAGGGGAATGCCCGCGTTCTGGGTGACACGGGCGACTTCTACCGCTTCTTCGA
Proteins encoded in this region:
- a CDS encoding tyrosine-type recombinase/integrase, translated to MSERALPDTRPALLSESGSVGLPALVAHGNERTKTRFREFFGANIRNPNTRAAYMRATGQFLTWCAQDGARQLAEITPMGVAAYIEQHPGSDATKKQHLAALRSLFDWLVLGQVIETNPAAPVRGPRVQYTKGKTPVLQAEEARDLFAHIPTGGVVSLRDRALLGVLLYSFARVSAALSMDVGDYFRVGKRRRIRLHEKGGKHHEVPAHHVVEEYLDDYLAALRSGRDGQVVEKAPLFRSARGRTGQLTPNRLTRNDALHMIRRRAKAAGLSDKISPHSLRATGITIYRANGGTLEKAQKIAAHADPKTTRLYDRSNDPLTLDEIERIVL
- a CDS encoding Fic family protein, with translation MDDDFTYPYSEPITVFHDLRLPEPGRPVGYAALIDAYKLNVPLPHQLCAIGEHHKLITTDAWRLLTPRHAPEATLAGHLTFALKWEGVDLLVLKRLFLAVRAGGITQFVRSQPTGSYARRTWFLYEWLTGNTLDLPDASRGSFVDVLDPKRQFAVPGERSSRHRVRNNLPGTPEFCPLVFRTDTLNDFLKTDLAARAQAAIAPIRADIVARAAAFLLLEDSKSSFAIEGERPPRRRIERWGQAIGQAGRTPLDLAELLRLQRVLISDSRFVELGLREEGGFVGEHDRQTGEPIPSHISARPEDLVQLVEGLLAFASDNTRPLDPVIAATCAAFGFVYIHPFEDGNGRLHRYLIHHVLAERGFNPPGLVFPVSAVILRLIDDYRSVLESTSRPLLRLIEWEPTLKGNARVLGDTGDFYRFFDATAHAEFLYRCVQTTIDEDLPKEAAFLEAYDRFAERAQDVVEMPNNTLDLLFRFLRQNRGALSKRARSREFAKLTDGETSELERIYTEEVDSVLSDADRNS